ttttacaataaaaaaagtcaataatgacatttttttaatccgaTGAATTATTGCGATAgtaaaataactattaaattattttacagtaGTGACTGGCTCGACTGATGGGATTGGTAAAGCTTATGCGAAAGAACTTGCCAATCGTGGATTCAATTTAGTTCTTATTAGTCGTAATGCTGAAAGACTggaaaaaactaaaagtgaAATGTTAACAATAAGTCCaaacatacaaattaaattaatttcagcaGACTTTTCTAAAGGAAGAGACGTCAGTGTTGAAATAGAACCACATTTGAGAGATATACCTGTTGGAATTttaggtaatttatttttttaaatactattttatcTAAGATTAaagtaaatgaaaatttactgtttttgaataattcaaaaattgatatttaaaaataaaataaattagatatttccttaaaagaaaattacatttaaaaaattaatatttttgtttaaatagtCAATAATGTCGGAAAGCAGTATACATACCCAATGTATGTGGGAGAAGTCCCGGAAGATGAACTTTGGGACATAATAAATGTGAATATTGGTGCTGCTACTTTAATGACACGTATAGTAATACCAGGTATGCAAAAAAGACAAAAAGGAGCAATCGTCAACGTATCATCAGGGTCAGAATTACAGCCTCTGCCGCTAATGACTGTTTACGCCGCGACTAAAGTATATTTAAGAAGTTTCTCTGAAGCTCTAAGAGTCGAGTACAATAAATTCGGTATTACGGTCCAGCATTTAACGCCACTATTTGTTAACACTAAAATGAATGCCTTTTCTCATCGATTGcaggtaaattttattacaaatatatcttattttttgcctaataaatcattttttaattacgtaATAAAAATGACTGAAGAATCctgaaaaagaaaatgaataaaataaccgtgaattattattgaataaaggTATCCACAGTCGCGGTACCGGACGCAACAACTTACGCAAAGAATGCTGTTGCAACTCTTGGAAAGATCGACAGCAGTACGGGTTATTGGGCTCACGGTATACAAGCTTTTTTCACATTGATACCTCCTGTATGGATACGGACCAAAATTGGTGAAATGATGAATCAAACATTCAGAAAGGATtatttaaagcaaaaaaatctttgaacaatgtaaatatacatatat
The DNA window shown above is from Cotesia glomerata isolate CgM1 unplaced genomic scaffold, MPM_Cglom_v2.3 scaffold_36, whole genome shotgun sequence and carries:
- the LOC123274450 gene encoding inactive hydroxysteroid dehydrogenase-like protein 1, encoding MILSISLWLLVAVLILWILLDPVSRISRAIFEVLIPLVNQKPIDLKNKFGEWAVVTGSTDGIGKAYAKELANRGFNLVLISRNAERLEKTKSEMLTISPNIQIKLISADFSKGRDVSVEIEPHLRDIPVGILVNNVGKQYTYPMYVGEVPEDELWDIINVNIGAATLMTRIVIPGMQKRQKGAIVNVSSGSELQPLPLMTVYAATKVYLRSFSEALRVEYNKFGITVQHLTPLFVNTKMNAFSHRLQVSTVAVPDATTYAKNAVATLGKIDSSTGYWAHGIQAFFTLIPPVWIRTKIGEMMNQTFRKDYLKQKNL